A genomic segment from Nodularia sphaerocarpa UHCC 0038 encodes:
- a CDS encoding AMP-dependent synthetase/ligase, whose translation MTNIQTAPAYLSKITKRESQELQRMADYTNVVLLPEIWPLAAKKFGDIVALHNPNAKPEVEITYAQLAEKIQQFAAGLQASGVKAGDRISLIADNSPRWFIADQGTMTAGAVNAVRSSQAEREELLFIIANSGSTTLVVQDLNTLDKLGDRLNDLPIQLIILLSDETPPAAATFTVLNFSHLLEIGSNHTLKRVQQPGDTLATLIYTSGTTGKPKGVMLTHNNLLHQVKTLGTVVQPQPGDIVLSILPSWHSYERSGEYFLLSQGCTQIYTNLRSVKQDLKKFKPHYMIAVPRLWESIHEGVLKQFREQPANKQRLINFLLGTSETYIQKQRIAQGLSLNHLHASSLEKFTAKIVALVLSPLHALGERLVYAKVREAVGGRMKHVITGGGALPRHIDNFFEIIGVEILQGYGLTETSPVANARRPWHNVRGSSGQPIAGTEVKIVDPETKAPLPVGQRGLVLLKGPQVMQGYYQNPEATAKVIDAEGWFNSGDLGWVTPENDLVLTGRAKDTIVLTNGENIEPQPIEDACLRSPYVDQIMLLGQDQRSIGALIVPNTEALEKWAASQNLQLPLLEENSPEISKSIDLESKIIQDLFRQELNREVQNRPGYRADDRIGPFRLILEPFSQENGLMTQTLKIRRHVVAERYRDIIDGMYTR comes from the coding sequence ATGACAAACATCCAAACTGCGCCTGCTTATTTATCTAAAATCACCAAGCGAGAAAGCCAAGAATTACAGCGTATGGCTGATTATACCAATGTGGTTTTATTACCAGAAATTTGGCCATTGGCAGCAAAAAAATTTGGTGATATTGTTGCTCTACATAATCCCAATGCTAAACCAGAAGTAGAAATTACCTATGCCCAGCTAGCAGAGAAAATTCAACAATTTGCCGCAGGGTTGCAAGCGTCAGGAGTCAAAGCAGGCGATCGCATTTCTTTAATAGCCGATAATAGTCCCCGGTGGTTTATTGCCGATCAAGGCACGATGACGGCTGGTGCAGTCAACGCAGTGCGGAGTTCCCAAGCCGAACGGGAAGAACTCCTATTTATTATCGCTAATAGTGGCAGCACAACCTTAGTAGTCCAAGATTTAAACACATTAGACAAACTCGGCGACAGGCTCAATGATCTACCCATTCAACTAATCATCTTACTCTCAGATGAAACGCCACCAGCAGCAGCTACTTTCACAGTGCTGAACTTTTCCCATCTGCTAGAAATCGGTAGCAATCATACTCTCAAGCGGGTTCAGCAACCAGGCGATACCCTAGCCACGCTAATTTATACTTCTGGGACTACAGGCAAACCCAAAGGTGTAATGCTCACCCATAACAATTTATTACACCAAGTCAAAACCCTGGGAACAGTAGTGCAACCACAGCCAGGAGACATCGTTCTCAGTATTCTGCCTTCTTGGCACAGTTACGAACGCAGTGGCGAGTATTTCTTACTTTCTCAAGGTTGTACTCAAATTTATACTAACTTGCGTTCTGTCAAACAGGATTTGAAGAAATTTAAACCTCATTACATGATCGCAGTTCCGCGCCTGTGGGAATCAATTCATGAAGGAGTGCTAAAGCAGTTTCGCGAACAACCAGCCAACAAGCAACGCCTGATTAACTTTTTGCTGGGAACGAGTGAAACTTATATCCAAAAACAACGCATTGCCCAAGGATTGAGTTTAAATCATCTTCATGCCTCAAGCTTAGAGAAATTCACTGCGAAAATAGTAGCATTGGTCTTGTCGCCCCTTCATGCACTGGGAGAACGCTTAGTTTATGCCAAAGTCCGCGAAGCCGTAGGTGGACGCATGAAGCACGTCATTACCGGTGGTGGTGCATTACCGAGACACATAGATAACTTTTTTGAAATAATTGGTGTGGAGATTTTGCAGGGTTACGGCTTAACAGAAACCTCTCCTGTCGCCAACGCCCGTCGTCCGTGGCATAATGTGCGGGGTTCATCCGGACAGCCAATCGCCGGCACAGAAGTAAAAATTGTAGATCCTGAAACCAAAGCGCCTTTACCTGTGGGTCAACGAGGTTTGGTGCTATTGAAAGGACCACAAGTTATGCAAGGCTATTATCAAAACCCGGAAGCAACGGCGAAGGTAATTGATGCCGAGGGATGGTTTAATAGCGGTGACTTGGGTTGGGTGACACCAGAAAACGACTTGGTGCTGACTGGTAGGGCAAAAGATACAATTGTCTTGACCAATGGGGAAAATATCGAACCGCAACCAATTGAAGATGCTTGTTTGCGATCGCCCTACGTGGATCAAATTATGCTATTGGGACAAGATCAGCGCAGCATCGGGGCTTTGATTGTCCCCAACACCGAAGCCCTAGAAAAATGGGCAGCCAGTCAAAATCTACAACTGCCGCTCTTAGAAGAAAACTCTCCCGAAATCAGCAAATCTATTGATCTGGAGAGTAAAATAATCCAGGACTTGTTTCGACAAGAATTGAATCGGGAAGTGCAGAACCGTCCTGGTTATCGCGCCGATGACCGTATTGGCCCCTTCAGGCTGATTCTCGAACCCTTTTCTCAGGAAAATGGCTTGATGACCCAAACCCTGAAAATTCGGCGACACGTAGTCGCGGAACGCTATCGCGATATTATTGACGGAATGTATACCCGATAA
- a CDS encoding anti-sigma factor — protein sequence MNKSFDPEHIKNLAAGFVVDDLTPEETEEFRLLLDQHPELVAEVDDLQEVLRQVLDGFTEVEAPAHLLPKIIEQAEGSTRQSTVVERHLSGVATRNSTGVATRSPRRWIKIAGSIAALFVVVLGVDNYRLRQNLGIVTADNQRLRQDFTQAQMVKSLLQNSQTRLFTFQGVNSTENSSGSVIINPEKEKAVMVFQNLPAPPPGYFYFLWTVVAKEKLPCGKVKPSYWGTASHELAFTPQMYKEFYHPEFSGLVITLETDPNVSRPTGTVVMQSSQI from the coding sequence ATGAATAAATCTTTCGATCCAGAACACATCAAAAATCTGGCTGCGGGGTTTGTCGTAGATGATCTCACCCCTGAAGAAACCGAAGAGTTTCGGCTGTTACTTGATCAGCATCCAGAACTTGTAGCTGAAGTTGACGATTTACAGGAAGTTCTACGACAAGTTTTAGATGGTTTCACCGAAGTAGAAGCCCCAGCCCATTTACTACCAAAAATTATCGAACAAGCTGAAGGTTCTACCAGACAATCTACTGTTGTCGAGCGACATTTATCAGGAGTTGCTACGCGAAACTCCACAGGAGTCGCTACGCGATCGCCTCGAAGATGGATTAAAATTGCTGGTAGTATAGCAGCTTTGTTTGTCGTAGTTCTAGGAGTCGATAACTATCGGCTGCGTCAAAATCTGGGTATTGTTACAGCAGATAACCAGCGTTTACGCCAAGATTTTACTCAAGCTCAAATGGTTAAAAGCCTACTTCAAAATTCGCAAACGCGATTATTTACTTTCCAAGGAGTCAACTCAACAGAGAACAGTTCAGGAAGCGTGATTATAAATCCTGAGAAAGAAAAAGCGGTGATGGTTTTCCAAAATCTTCCCGCCCCCCCTCCCGGATATTTTTACTTTTTGTGGACAGTTGTCGCCAAGGAAAAGTTACCCTGTGGTAAAGTTAAGCCTTCTTATTGGGGAACTGCTTCCCATGAGTTAGCATTTACTCCTCAAATGTACAAAGAATTTTATCACCCAGAATTTTCCGGGCTAGTAATCACCTTGGAAACAGACCCCAATGTTTCTCGTCCCACCGGAACAGTAGTCATGCAAAGTTCACAAATTTAA
- a CDS encoding YlqD family protein, with protein sequence MDVSNPNLLLKRVVNVKVIVTPLWKEEVQQQLQAQINQNDQQLQQLDAEGQRAISAIQKQSLQPPGPQTLQQIDGIQGQVNQKKTELLEQKNQLLQNLQQVQFLELDQEVNQFQMEGFFRVEKGDNLISKMQVEILLRDGVVEDIRGDI encoded by the coding sequence ATGGATGTCTCCAACCCTAACTTGCTGCTGAAGCGTGTTGTTAATGTCAAAGTCATAGTTACTCCCCTGTGGAAAGAGGAAGTACAACAGCAACTGCAAGCGCAAATCAATCAAAATGATCAGCAACTGCAACAGCTCGATGCAGAAGGACAAAGAGCAATTTCGGCAATTCAAAAGCAAAGTCTACAACCACCAGGCCCCCAAACCCTGCAACAAATAGACGGTATCCAAGGCCAAGTCAATCAAAAGAAAACTGAACTGCTAGAGCAAAAAAATCAATTGCTGCAAAATCTCCAGCAAGTACAATTTCTCGAATTGGATCAAGAAGTCAATCAATTTCAAATGGAAGGCTTTTTCCGCGTCGAAAAGGGTGATAACTTGATTAGTAAAATGCAGGTAGAAATCCTGCTGCGGGATGGCGTTGTAGAAGATATTCGCGGCGACATTTAA
- a CDS encoding vanadium-dependent haloperoxidase, whose protein sequence is MSIEIASVFCSSPVKAASLVTEWNEVALQAIRDTRTAPTVVARNLAIVHTGIFDAWAAYDSKAVGTTLGGTLRRSATERTIENKEEAISFAAYRTLVDLFPTQVNAFDMKMTSLGYDPTNTSTDTSTAIGIGNLVAKSLLDFRQNDGSNQLGNLTPSGIPYADYTGYQPVNTPDQVNDINRWQPLRVSDGQGGFVEQKFLTPQWRNVTPFALSSWDEFLPPPPKTIESDPEGFRQQAQEIIDISANLTDKQKVIAEYWADAPQSELPPGHWNLFAKTVSDRDNHNLDDDVKLFFSLNNSMLDASIATWGAKEFYDSVRPVAAINELFRDQEIVAWGGPNLGTQTILGQDWRPYQAETVVTPPFAEHTSGHSAFSAAGAEIFKLFTGSDFFGGSAIIPAGTFAFEDNLPGEDITLLWETFTDAADEAGISRLYGGIHFRDGDINGRILGRQVATKAWNQAQSFISPTQVPESSTNVGLLLLGAFGVGSTFKGCLDRSQA, encoded by the coding sequence ATGAGCATAGAAATAGCTAGTGTATTTTGTAGCTCACCAGTAAAAGCTGCAAGCTTAGTCACTGAGTGGAACGAAGTGGCTCTACAAGCAATACGAGACACACGTACCGCTCCAACAGTGGTAGCACGTAATCTTGCTATTGTACACACAGGCATATTTGATGCTTGGGCTGCTTATGATTCCAAAGCCGTTGGCACTACTTTAGGAGGAACTCTGCGCCGTTCTGCAACAGAGCGCACTATAGAGAATAAAGAAGAAGCAATTAGCTTTGCAGCTTATCGCACTTTAGTAGACTTGTTCCCTACTCAGGTGAATGCATTCGATATGAAGATGACTAGCCTAGGCTACGATCCTACGAATACTTCTACTGATACCAGTACAGCCATTGGCATCGGTAACCTAGTAGCCAAGAGCTTACTCGATTTTCGACAAAACGATGGTTCCAACCAGTTAGGCAATCTTACCCCCTCTGGCATACCCTATGCTGATTATACTGGTTATCAACCTGTGAATACCCCTGATCAAGTCAATGATATTAATCGCTGGCAACCATTACGGGTTTCCGATGGGCAGGGGGGTTTTGTGGAGCAAAAATTCTTGACTCCTCAATGGCGAAATGTTACACCCTTTGCACTGTCATCTTGGGACGAATTTTTGCCTCCCCCTCCAAAAACCATTGAATCCGATCCTGAAGGATTTAGACAGCAGGCTCAAGAAATCATCGATATCAGTGCCAATCTGACTGACAAGCAAAAAGTGATCGCTGAATATTGGGCAGATGCTCCCCAGTCTGAATTACCTCCTGGCCACTGGAATCTTTTTGCAAAAACAGTTTCCGACCGCGATAACCATAATCTAGATGATGATGTCAAGTTATTTTTCAGTTTAAATAACAGCATGTTAGATGCTAGTATCGCTACCTGGGGAGCTAAGGAATTCTATGATTCTGTCCGTCCAGTCGCAGCAATTAACGAATTGTTTAGAGACCAAGAAATTGTCGCTTGGGGTGGACCAAACCTAGGTACCCAGACAATTTTAGGACAAGACTGGCGGCCTTATCAGGCAGAGACAGTAGTTACACCGCCTTTCGCTGAACATACTTCGGGACACAGTGCTTTTAGTGCCGCAGGTGCTGAAATTTTCAAACTATTTACCGGCAGTGATTTCTTTGGTGGATCAGCTATCATACCAGCCGGAACATTCGCGTTCGAGGATAATTTACCAGGGGAAGATATTACACTCCTTTGGGAAACCTTCACTGATGCAGCCGATGAAGCTGGAATTTCTCGTCTCTATGGTGGTATTCACTTTAGAGACGGTGATATCAACGGACGTATATTAGGGCGACAAGTTGCTACTAAAGCGTGGAATCAGGCACAAAGCTTCATCTCACCTACTCAAGTTCCTGAATCTTCTACTAATGTGGGACTTCTTTTGTTGGGTGCTTTCGGTGTAGGTTCAACCTTTAAGGGTTGCCTTGACCGCTCCCAGGCTTAA
- a CDS encoding sigma-70 family RNA polymerase sigma factor gives MEPKLPQPNSSEPSSTTDEALFVALKNGDSSALSILFNRHGRLVYGLALKILANSQEAEDLTQEIFLTLWRKASSNPDCRFFVRYLVTVTRSRAIDKLRDRTRQLKLVERWGQTMSSQATPSPTPVEQATFAERSGRIYNALAQLPEKQRQVIELAYNQGLSQSEIAKQIDIPLGTVKTCTRQGLLKLKRILLDSDLSIYE, from the coding sequence ATGGAGCCTAAACTTCCCCAGCCAAATTCCAGCGAACCTTCATCTACTACCGATGAAGCTTTATTTGTGGCGCTCAAAAATGGTGACTCCTCAGCATTAAGCATTTTGTTTAATCGTCATGGTCGTTTGGTATATGGGTTAGCGTTGAAAATATTGGCTAATTCCCAAGAAGCCGAAGATTTAACTCAAGAAATTTTTCTGACGCTGTGGCGAAAAGCATCTAGTAATCCAGATTGTCGCTTTTTTGTGCGCTATCTGGTAACTGTAACGCGATCGCGCGCCATTGATAAACTGCGCGATCGCACCAGACAACTCAAACTTGTGGAACGGTGGGGACAAACAATGTCGAGTCAAGCAACACCTTCTCCAACGCCTGTTGAGCAAGCAACCTTTGCAGAGCGCTCAGGGCGAATTTACAATGCTTTGGCGCAACTCCCTGAAAAACAGCGCCAAGTAATTGAACTGGCTTATAACCAAGGATTAAGTCAGTCAGAAATTGCCAAACAAATTGACATCCCTCTAGGTACAGTCAAAACCTGCACCCGTCAAGGATTATTAAAACTCAAACGCATTTTACTAGATTCGGATTTATCAATATATGAATAA
- a CDS encoding dihydrolipoamide acetyltransferase family protein: protein MSIHEVFMPALSSTMTEGKIVSWVKSPGDKVEKGETVVVVESDKADMDVETFYEGYLAHIIVQAGDSAPVGSAIAYVVETEAEIATAKNLANSGSSAATPTATPEPVAATASAPTPALATQNGNNHREGRLVVSPRARKLAKELKVDLTTLQGSGPYGRIVAEDVESSVNKAQPAAATPAPKPTYTPAPAPAAAPAPVPVVPGQTVALTTFQQAVVRNMVASLTVPVFRVSYTISTDGLDKLYKQIKSKGVTMTALLAKAVAVTLQKHPLLNASYSDQGIVYHSGINIAVAVAMDDGGLITPVLQNADTVDIYSLSRTWKNLVERAKAKQLQPEEYNSGTFTLSNLGMFGVDTFDAILPPGQGSILAIGASRPQVVATGDGLFGVRQQMQVNITCDHRIIYGADAAAFLKDLAKLIETNPQSLTM from the coding sequence ATGAGCATTCACGAAGTATTTATGCCGGCGCTGAGTTCCACCATGACCGAAGGAAAAATCGTTTCCTGGGTGAAATCGCCAGGCGATAAAGTGGAAAAAGGCGAAACCGTGGTGGTGGTAGAGTCAGATAAGGCAGATATGGATGTGGAAACCTTCTATGAAGGATATCTCGCCCATATCATAGTACAAGCTGGTGATAGCGCACCTGTAGGGTCGGCGATCGCCTACGTAGTCGAAACAGAAGCCGAAATCGCCACCGCCAAGAATTTGGCTAACTCCGGTTCATCTGCGGCTACCCCCACCGCCACCCCCGAACCAGTTGCAGCCACAGCCTCAGCCCCAACACCCGCCTTAGCTACTCAAAACGGAAACAACCACCGCGAAGGAAGACTGGTAGTTTCACCCCGCGCCCGCAAATTAGCCAAAGAACTCAAAGTTGATTTAACTACCCTCCAAGGTAGTGGCCCCTATGGTCGCATCGTCGCCGAAGATGTAGAATCATCTGTAAATAAAGCCCAGCCAGCCGCCGCTACTCCAGCACCAAAACCCACCTACACCCCAGCGCCAGCGCCAGCAGCAGCACCAGCACCAGTACCAGTGGTTCCTGGTCAAACAGTGGCATTAACAACCTTCCAGCAAGCCGTAGTGCGGAACATGGTAGCCAGCCTAACTGTGCCGGTTTTCCGTGTAAGTTACACAATTAGCACCGATGGCTTAGATAAACTTTACAAACAAATTAAATCCAAAGGCGTAACCATGACAGCGCTACTGGCTAAAGCCGTAGCGGTGACATTACAAAAACATCCATTATTAAATGCCAGCTATTCAGACCAGGGAATTGTGTATCATTCTGGTATCAACATTGCCGTAGCCGTAGCAATGGATGATGGCGGATTAATCACACCAGTATTGCAAAATGCAGATACAGTAGATATTTACTCACTCTCCCGCACCTGGAAAAATTTAGTAGAACGTGCTAAAGCCAAACAACTGCAACCCGAAGAATACAACAGTGGGACATTTACCCTATCCAACTTAGGGATGTTTGGCGTAGACACATTTGATGCCATATTACCACCAGGACAAGGCTCAATCTTAGCCATTGGTGCATCCCGTCCCCAAGTAGTAGCAACCGGAGACGGTTTATTTGGAGTCCGTCAACAAATGCAAGTAAACATCACTTGTGACCACCGAATTATATACGGTGCTGACGCTGCGGCCTTCCTCAAAGACCTAGCCAAACTGATTGAAACCAACCCTCAATCCCTAACCATGTAG
- a CDS encoding cupin — MFSPDWLVADDGKFEAWEASADNLELFTGQYRLYRFLTDLEDVLHKFKSDASGERSYRLRLQAIFPLVRRLLTSSEWLQGEYLEPNPQTGWSVLTLYDEPDFPLTVQTVAWLPGQVSPIHNHATWGVVALISGEEKNTLWRRTDNNGSIEKAGDIILTPGEIIGFTPDAIHHVEALGDQPTISFNLYGETNYQQRFEFDPITSSQKIF, encoded by the coding sequence ATGTTTAGTCCAGATTGGTTAGTAGCTGATGATGGTAAGTTTGAAGCTTGGGAAGCATCGGCAGATAATTTAGAATTATTTACAGGTCAATATCGACTTTATCGGTTTTTAACGGATCTTGAAGATGTCCTTCATAAATTCAAGAGCGATGCCTCCGGCGAGCGCAGCTATCGCCTGCGACTCCAAGCAATTTTTCCCCTAGTGCGGCGATTATTGACCAGTTCGGAATGGTTACAAGGTGAATATCTCGAACCAAATCCACAAACAGGCTGGTCTGTACTTACACTATATGATGAGCCGGATTTTCCCTTGACGGTGCAGACAGTAGCCTGGTTACCAGGACAAGTTTCGCCGATTCATAACCATGCTACTTGGGGAGTTGTCGCCCTGATTAGTGGAGAAGAAAAAAATACGCTTTGGAGACGGACTGATAATAACGGTAGCATTGAAAAAGCCGGAGATATTATTTTAACTCCAGGCGAAATTATCGGCTTTACTCCTGATGCTATTCATCATGTTGAAGCACTCGGTGATCAACCGACCATTAGCTTTAATTTGTATGGCGAAACCAACTATCAACAGCGATTTGAATTCGATCCAATTACCTCTAGTCAGAAAATTTTTTGA
- a CDS encoding TlpA family protein disulfide reductase, producing MYKSSKFLLSLVCLSGLVLTVSCGAANSDNISQNQTPSTTDVAQSNPCASKNPCASKNPCAAKAKSIGGPLAQEIQDKPVLVDVFATWCAACKNIAPTLSQLEKDYEGKVHFVVLDVSDKATTAQAEAKAKELGLSEFLSANKSQTGMLTIVEPKTGKILAQHRNNPNLADYKTILDTALTQ from the coding sequence ATGTACAAATCAAGCAAATTTTTGTTAAGTCTAGTGTGTTTGAGTGGACTGGTTTTGACAGTATCATGCGGCGCAGCGAACTCAGATAATATTTCTCAGAATCAAACTCCATCAACTACAGATGTTGCTCAGTCAAATCCCTGCGCGTCTAAAAACCCCTGTGCGTCTAAAAATCCCTGCGCTGCTAAAGCCAAATCTATAGGAGGACCCCTAGCCCAAGAAATTCAGGATAAACCAGTATTGGTAGATGTGTTTGCTACCTGGTGCGCCGCCTGCAAGAATATTGCGCCGACATTATCACAACTGGAAAAAGACTATGAAGGAAAAGTCCATTTTGTAGTTTTGGATGTTAGCGATAAAGCCACCACAGCACAAGCGGAAGCGAAAGCAAAAGAACTAGGACTAAGCGAATTTTTATCTGCCAATAAGTCTCAAACAGGAATGCTGACCATCGTTGAGCCTAAAACCGGGAAAATCTTAGCACAGCACCGCAACAATCCGAATTTAGCAGATTACAAAACAATTCTTGATACTGCTTTGACTCAATAA
- a CDS encoding RtcB family protein produces the protein MPYEELEISTPAPVLSWANHPLGSDETKMAKNVASLPFVFKHVALMPDVHLGKGALVGSVIATKEAIIPAAVGVDLGCGMSAIKMPFTAEKLEGKLKKIRLDIEAAIPTGFNANKDVEKSAANWQRWRDFSELHPGVQDLESKAMKQMGSLGGGNHFIEVCLDTENQVWLMLHSGSRNIGNQLAQCHISTAKELAKMAGNKLPDPDLSYFIAGTPEFQAYWHDLQWAQDYARFNRDVMMARFKHIVEKYVAGGKATKPLLQVNCHHNYAEKEVHFDEDVYVTRKGAVRAQTEDYGIIPGSMGAKSFIVKGKGNAHSFCSCSHGAGRLMSRNKAKNTYTLDDLIEQTKGVECRKDTGVLDEIPGAYKSIDQVMANQADLVEVVATLKQVVCVKG, from the coding sequence ATGCCCTACGAAGAGTTAGAAATTAGTACACCAGCACCTGTTTTATCTTGGGCAAATCACCCTTTAGGGTCTGATGAAACCAAGATGGCAAAAAATGTGGCATCGCTACCATTTGTGTTTAAACACGTAGCTTTAATGCCAGATGTTCATTTAGGAAAAGGTGCTTTAGTCGGTTCTGTCATCGCCACTAAAGAAGCAATAATTCCGGCGGCTGTGGGCGTGGACCTGGGTTGCGGGATGAGCGCTATCAAAATGCCATTTACTGCGGAAAAACTTGAAGGCAAACTCAAGAAAATTCGCTTAGATATTGAAGCAGCAATTCCTACTGGATTTAATGCCAATAAAGATGTAGAAAAATCTGCCGCTAATTGGCAACGGTGGCGGGATTTTTCCGAGTTACATCCAGGTGTTCAAGACCTGGAAAGCAAAGCGATGAAACAAATGGGTTCTCTGGGGGGAGGTAATCACTTTATTGAAGTTTGTCTCGATACAGAAAACCAAGTTTGGTTAATGTTGCATTCTGGTTCACGTAACATTGGAAATCAGTTAGCACAGTGCCATATTAGTACAGCCAAAGAATTAGCCAAGATGGCGGGGAATAAATTACCTGACCCTGATTTATCCTACTTCATCGCTGGTACGCCAGAATTTCAAGCATACTGGCATGATTTACAGTGGGCGCAGGACTACGCACGTTTTAACCGTGATGTAATGATGGCGCGTTTTAAGCACATCGTTGAGAAGTATGTGGCGGGCGGAAAGGCGACCAAACCTTTATTACAGGTGAATTGTCATCACAATTACGCTGAAAAAGAGGTGCATTTTGACGAGGATGTTTATGTAACTCGCAAGGGTGCAGTTCGCGCTCAAACTGAAGATTATGGCATTATTCCCGGTTCAATGGGAGCAAAATCTTTCATTGTCAAGGGTAAAGGTAATGCTCACAGTTTTTGTTCCTGCTCCCACGGTGCAGGTCGTTTAATGTCGAGAAATAAGGCCAAAAATACCTATACACTTGATGATTTGATTGAGCAAACAAAGGGTGTAGAATGCCGCAAGGATACTGGTGTTTTGGATGAAATTCCTGGTGCTTATAAATCCATAGATCAGGTTATGGCTAATCAAGCTGATTTGGTGGAGGTTGTTGCTACTCTCAAGCAGGTTGTTTGTGTGAAGGGGTGA
- a CDS encoding TVP38/TMEM64 family protein has translation MLKPAITNLFIPKHQKPTIADIFTKNWQKLIKFAFIMLVAFGISLIFTAEPAWGQESAQNASGFNPQLWLRNALQWIDGLGAVGALAFILLYIVATVAFLPGSILTLGAGVVFGVVMGSIYVFIGATIGATAAFLVGRYLARGWVAKKIAGNNKFRAIDEAVGREGLKIVLLTRLSPIFPFNLLNYAYGVTGVSLKDYFLGSVGMIPGTIMYVYIGSFAGNIATIGTEAQPDNPGVQWAIRIIGFIATVAVTVYVTKVARKALEDEVLESTDNNENTPINLN, from the coding sequence ATGTTAAAACCTGCAATAACTAATTTGTTCATTCCCAAACATCAAAAGCCAACTATTGCAGATATCTTCACAAAGAATTGGCAAAAGCTGATTAAATTTGCTTTTATCATGCTGGTAGCATTTGGTATTTCCTTGATATTTACCGCAGAACCAGCTTGGGGACAAGAATCTGCTCAAAATGCGTCAGGATTTAATCCCCAACTATGGTTGCGAAATGCTTTGCAGTGGATTGATGGTTTGGGTGCTGTAGGAGCATTGGCATTTATCCTACTTTATATCGTTGCCACTGTCGCCTTTTTACCAGGGTCAATTCTGACACTGGGTGCGGGTGTTGTCTTTGGCGTGGTTATGGGTTCGATTTATGTCTTCATTGGTGCAACCATAGGAGCAACCGCCGCTTTCCTCGTCGGGCGTTATTTGGCGAGGGGTTGGGTTGCCAAGAAAATCGCAGGTAATAACAAATTCCGGGCGATTGATGAAGCTGTAGGCAGGGAAGGATTAAAAATTGTCCTGCTAACGCGACTTTCTCCTATCTTCCCCTTCAACTTATTGAACTATGCTTATGGCGTGACAGGCGTTTCCCTCAAAGACTACTTTCTTGGTTCCGTTGGCATGATTCCCGGCACAATTATGTATGTTTATATCGGTTCCTTCGCTGGTAACATTGCCACAATCGGTACTGAGGCTCAACCCGATAACCCTGGTGTACAGTGGGCAATTCGCATCATTGGTTTTATTGCTACAGTTGCTGTGACAGTTTATGTCACTAAAGTTGCTCGCAAGGCTTTAGAAGATGAAGTTTTAGAATCTACAGACAATAATGAAAATACACCAATAAACCTGAATTAA
- a CDS encoding cytochrome c biogenesis CcdA family protein has protein sequence MKQISQSSTEEKAPRRSKISKKWLVYGGLGLLSLILVITLGPVISHPVERVISIVENRYQQWFDQQNTANPLVLMPLAFIGGVLASVSPCILALLPVNLSYIGTLKINSRWDAFSKAGLFVLGAVTILSLFGLVSSFAGAVMVDYRGYINIVVGVIMAVMGLWLMGVVQLPLPQMNVNLPQAGPYGVGLTFALVSSPCASPVLFAVLAAAAATGSQVLGTLTMVSYALGYTLLIFFASLFTGLAKQSNKLLKHSEGIIRFGSVALILTGAYYLFTGTQWFVGG, from the coding sequence ATGAAACAGATATCTCAGTCTTCCACTGAGGAGAAAGCTCCTCGGCGTTCTAAAATATCGAAAAAATGGCTAGTTTACGGTGGATTGGGATTGCTATCTCTGATTCTGGTAATTACCTTGGGACCTGTAATTAGTCACCCTGTTGAACGGGTAATTTCCATTGTAGAAAACCGTTATCAACAGTGGTTTGACCAACAAAATACAGCAAATCCTTTGGTATTGATGCCTTTGGCGTTTATCGGTGGGGTACTTGCTAGTGTATCTCCCTGTATATTGGCACTTTTGCCAGTCAACCTGAGTTACATCGGCACACTGAAAATTAACTCTCGTTGGGATGCGTTTAGTAAGGCTGGCTTGTTTGTTTTGGGAGCAGTGACAATTTTAAGTCTGTTTGGCTTAGTCTCATCCTTCGCCGGAGCCGTGATGGTGGATTACCGGGGCTATATAAATATTGTCGTGGGAGTGATTATGGCTGTGATGGGTCTGTGGTTGATGGGGGTGGTACAATTGCCCCTACCGCAGATGAATGTGAATCTCCCCCAGGCTGGCCCTTATGGCGTGGGTTTGACTTTTGCCCTGGTGAGTTCTCCCTGTGCTAGTCCGGTGCTGTTTGCTGTGCTGGCTGCTGCGGCGGCCACAGGTTCGCAGGTATTGGGGACACTGACGATGGTTAGTTATGCGCTGGGTTATACTCTCCTGATTTTCTTCGCGAGTTTATTTACGGGACTGGCTAAACAAAGTAATAAGTTGTTAAAACATTCCGAGGGAATTATCCGCTTTGGCAGTGTGGCGCTAATTCTGACTGGAGCATATTACCTATTTACTGGCACTCAATGGTTTGTAGGAGGTTAA